A stretch of the Simiduia curdlanivorans genome encodes the following:
- a CDS encoding phytoene desaturase family protein — MTANTQATSNQEPGAKRSAKRSVRTGKRYRTGRAATHYDVIVIGSGIGGLCTAALLAKAGKKVCVLEQHYTAGGYTHSYENAGYEWDVGVHYIGEVHKRWSILRRIFDVISDGNIKWAAMNKCYDRIILGDETFNFVAGKDNFISGLVQHFPDEEKAIRDYVALLQAVSSKVPLFFAGQALPFGIAKLYNRLRPRFFPAYFFQTTRQVLETFTRNEKLIGVLTGQWGDYGLPPCESSFLMHAMVAKHYLAGAAYPVGGSWAIAQGIIPVIQAAGGEVFTYAGVEQVLVTNGQAVGVRLNNGDEILASQVVSNTGYWPTVNKLLPEAAKPKFAADKMTIPLSSAHLCLYAGFKGDAKALGLDSTNLWIYPNADHDTNVKKAKASNNSEFPLIYISFPSTKDPKWDENYPNKSTVEIVTTGSLDQFMAWTGTQWSKRGDNYDALKQEISERLLEILYQHRPQLRDALDFSELSTPLSTQWFQWNEVGEIYGLDHTPARFKQTKLHPQTPIKNLYLTGSDVVTAGVGGALMGGVMAATRMLGWQGYKIGRLLKPRSR; from the coding sequence GTGACAGCTAACACTCAGGCGACATCGAACCAAGAACCTGGTGCGAAGCGCTCGGCCAAGCGCTCGGTGAGAACAGGTAAACGCTATCGAACCGGCAGAGCGGCAACGCACTACGATGTCATTGTGATTGGCTCTGGAATAGGCGGCCTGTGCACGGCGGCTCTATTGGCCAAGGCAGGCAAAAAGGTCTGCGTGTTAGAGCAACACTATACCGCCGGTGGTTACACCCACAGCTATGAAAACGCCGGCTACGAGTGGGATGTTGGCGTCCACTACATTGGCGAAGTCCATAAGCGCTGGTCGATTTTGCGGCGTATTTTTGATGTTATCAGTGATGGCAATATCAAATGGGCGGCGATGAACAAATGCTATGACCGCATCATTTTGGGTGACGAAACTTTTAATTTTGTCGCCGGTAAAGATAATTTTATTAGCGGCTTGGTGCAGCATTTTCCGGACGAGGAAAAGGCTATTCGAGATTACGTGGCGCTGTTGCAAGCGGTGAGTAGCAAAGTACCGCTGTTTTTCGCCGGTCAAGCGCTACCCTTCGGTATTGCGAAACTCTACAACAGATTAAGGCCGCGTTTTTTCCCGGCCTATTTTTTTCAAACCACGCGTCAAGTGTTGGAAACCTTCACTCGAAATGAAAAATTAATCGGCGTGTTAACGGGCCAGTGGGGCGACTACGGTTTACCGCCCTGTGAGTCGAGTTTTCTCATGCACGCCATGGTCGCCAAGCACTACCTGGCCGGCGCCGCTTACCCAGTGGGTGGTAGCTGGGCTATAGCGCAGGGCATTATTCCGGTGATTCAAGCAGCCGGCGGCGAGGTGTTTACCTACGCCGGCGTCGAGCAAGTACTGGTGACAAACGGCCAAGCAGTTGGCGTGCGCTTGAACAATGGCGATGAAATTTTAGCGAGCCAAGTGGTGAGTAATACGGGTTACTGGCCAACGGTCAACAAGTTGCTGCCCGAGGCGGCAAAGCCAAAATTTGCGGCCGATAAAATGACGATACCCTTAAGCTCCGCGCATTTGTGCCTTTATGCTGGCTTTAAGGGCGATGCTAAAGCGCTAGGTTTGGATAGCACCAATTTGTGGATTTATCCAAATGCCGATCACGACACCAATGTGAAAAAGGCGAAGGCGAGCAATAATAGCGAATTTCCATTGATCTATATTTCCTTTCCCTCCACCAAAGATCCGAAATGGGATGAAAACTATCCAAACAAAAGTACGGTAGAGATTGTGACCACCGGTAGCCTCGATCAATTTATGGCCTGGACAGGCACGCAATGGAGTAAGCGGGGCGATAATTACGATGCCCTAAAACAGGAGATCAGCGAACGCTTGTTGGAAATTTTGTACCAGCATCGGCCGCAATTGCGCGACGCGCTCGATTTTTCAGAGCTGTCAACGCCGCTGTCGACTCAGTGGTTTCAATGGAACGAAGTGGGAGAAATCTACGGCCTAGATCACACGCCGGCACGTTTTAAACAAACGAAATTGCACCCACAAACGCCCATCAAAAACCTCTACCTCACCGGCTCGGATGTTGTCACCGCCGGTGTCGGTGGGGCTTTAATGGGCGGCGTTATGGCAGCTACCCGTATGCTGGGTTGGCAGGGTTATAAAATTGGCCGACTTCTGAAGCCACGATCTCGGTAG
- a CDS encoding PadR family transcriptional regulator — translation MSLKHSLLVMLAEHPASGYDLSQHFKGSVGFFWNASHQQIYQQLKALSEAGWVRFSTETQADKPDKKIYELTAEGRQAMTQWLREPAEVNKYKDALLIKVYGGAHIEAEVLQAEIQRHQQLHQKGLAKLKAIEEEYLGLNRDQQKAMRLPYLTLKYGISAEENWLQWANQCLEAINDNT, via the coding sequence ATGTCACTTAAACACAGCCTACTCGTTATGCTCGCGGAACACCCGGCGTCCGGTTACGATTTAAGTCAGCATTTTAAGGGCTCGGTGGGCTTTTTCTGGAACGCCAGCCATCAACAAATCTACCAACAATTAAAGGCCCTTAGCGAGGCTGGCTGGGTGCGCTTTAGCACCGAAACACAAGCCGACAAGCCCGATAAAAAAATCTATGAACTTACCGCCGAAGGTCGGCAAGCCATGACGCAGTGGTTGCGCGAACCCGCGGAAGTCAATAAATACAAAGACGCCCTGCTCATCAAGGTCTACGGTGGAGCACATATTGAAGCCGAGGTGTTACAGGCCGAAATCCAACGCCACCAACAGCTACACCAAAAAGGTCTCGCCAAACTTAAAGCCATAGAAGAAGAATACCTAGGCCTGAACCGAGACCAACAAAAGGCCATGCGCCTGCCCTACCTCACCTTAAAATACGGTATCAGTGCAGAAGAAAATTGGCTGCAGTGGGCCAACCAGTGCCTGGAGGCGATCAATGACAATACCTGA
- the cobB gene encoding Sir2 family NAD+-dependent deacetylase: MTIPESKTLKSKTPKLKTPKVVVLTGAGISAESGLKTFRDNNGLWEDHRVEDVATPEAFAQNPALVYRFYNLRREGLLDAEPNAAHLALKDLEHALGHSFLLITQNVDNLHEKAGSRQLHHMHGELTKARCTHCHQVFKWQQNLDETDHCPACNSQGSLRPHIVWFGEMPLFMDEIYQALSQCELFIAIGTSGNVYPAAGFFDLARQNGAKTVELNLEPSLNASAFNEGLYGPATQVAPDYVQRLINTLSPSYC, translated from the coding sequence ATGACAATACCTGAATCGAAAACGCTTAAATCGAAAACACCTAAATTGAAAACACCCAAGGTAGTGGTATTAACGGGTGCAGGCATTTCGGCCGAATCCGGTTTAAAAACCTTCAGGGATAACAATGGCCTATGGGAAGACCACAGGGTTGAAGACGTGGCCACCCCCGAAGCCTTCGCCCAGAATCCCGCCTTGGTGTACCGCTTTTACAACCTTAGGCGGGAAGGATTACTGGATGCAGAGCCCAATGCGGCACATTTAGCCTTGAAGGATCTCGAACACGCACTCGGCCATTCATTTTTATTGATTACCCAAAATGTCGACAACCTGCACGAGAAAGCCGGCAGTCGACAACTACACCATATGCACGGGGAGCTGACCAAGGCGCGCTGCACCCACTGCCATCAAGTTTTTAAATGGCAGCAAAATCTCGATGAAACCGATCACTGCCCGGCCTGTAATAGCCAAGGCAGTCTAAGACCGCACATTGTATGGTTTGGAGAAATGCCGCTATTTATGGATGAAATCTACCAGGCCTTAAGCCAATGCGAGCTCTTTATCGCCATTGGCACCTCGGGTAATGTCTACCCGGCGGCTGGCTTTTTTGACCTTGCCCGTCAAAACGGCGCCAAAACCGTCGAGCTAAATTTAGAACCGTCACTGAATGCCAGCGCCTTTAATGAAGGCCTCTACGGCCCTGCAACACAAGTCGCACCCGATTACGTGCAGCGGCTCATCAACACACTTAGTCCGTCGTATTGCTAA
- a CDS encoding glycerophosphodiester phosphodiesterase, giving the protein MGIMKKIALVLVALLAVYAGLRFFVSAAPTHHPFYQDVGFEVIAHGAGQGLQPKNTLEAALLSHKLAADVIEIDIHASSDGVLVLSHDETVDDMTDGTGFIKDKTFEELQSLDAALGFKKLSGSPLQGTGVKIPALQDVFTALPGARYIIEIKQLSPSIAESLCELIQQRNMQGQVLVGSFFTEPLETFRQHCPSVATSMSQEEVTKLVILQKMGLSHLYDLPGVALQVPMRSGAITVVTESFLRDMKQRGVRVQIWTVNSLDEMRELIEMGVDGIITDYPDRLHTLISNTTD; this is encoded by the coding sequence ATGGGAATTATGAAGAAAATCGCACTGGTTTTAGTGGCTCTGTTAGCAGTTTATGCCGGGTTGCGCTTTTTTGTTTCGGCGGCACCCACTCATCATCCTTTTTACCAAGATGTTGGCTTTGAGGTGATAGCACACGGCGCTGGCCAAGGCTTGCAGCCAAAGAATACCCTAGAGGCGGCGTTGCTGTCCCATAAGCTCGCTGCTGATGTTATTGAAATTGATATTCATGCTAGTAGCGATGGCGTGTTGGTACTAAGTCACGATGAAACCGTTGACGATATGACCGACGGTACGGGTTTTATAAAAGATAAGACTTTTGAAGAATTGCAAAGTTTAGACGCGGCGTTGGGCTTTAAAAAACTAAGCGGCTCACCGCTGCAGGGTACCGGGGTAAAAATACCGGCACTACAAGATGTTTTCACAGCGCTGCCGGGCGCTCGCTACATCATTGAGATTAAGCAGCTGAGCCCGAGTATTGCTGAATCTCTGTGCGAATTAATTCAGCAGCGCAATATGCAGGGGCAGGTTTTAGTGGGCTCCTTTTTCACTGAGCCCTTGGAGACATTTCGCCAGCATTGTCCTTCGGTGGCAACGTCTATGTCGCAAGAGGAGGTGACGAAGCTCGTCATTCTTCAAAAAATGGGTTTATCACACTTGTATGATTTGCCCGGTGTTGCCTTGCAGGTGCCCATGCGCTCGGGCGCTATCACGGTGGTTACCGAATCCTTTTTACGCGATATGAAACAGCGCGGCGTTCGGGTTCAAATTTGGACTGTGAATAGCTTGGATGAAATGCGAGAGCTTATTGAGATGGGTGTGGACGGTATCATCACCGACTACCCAGATCGCTTGCATACGCTTATTAGCAATACGACGGACTAA
- a CDS encoding acyltransferase family protein has protein sequence MSKGRYIALDAMRGLTLALMIVVNTPGSWSAVYAPLLHADWHGWTFTDLVFPFFLFIVGAALFFSRQASAQPTRFEQCKKITRRAFMLVALGVFLEYYPFLTNLESLRLPGVLQRIGLAYALAAYIQVFIRPHWNLVLIAAILVLYSALLLCASDPYGLEGNILRAFDLAVLGESHLWAGKGLAFDPENLLGTVAATATVLIGFEAARWLRSGQSFWRLVLGLVVVGICSVVVAYGLPEPINKSLWTSAYVLLTGGLALLFLAGLLVLERGRLGAWVMQPFSILGQNPLFIYALSWLWVRSYSLVATEDGTLYDSLFLCLALAMPAKLASLVFALLHLGLLWLLAWWLHSRKIYIKL, from the coding sequence ATGTCAAAAGGTCGCTATATTGCCTTGGATGCTATGCGAGGCCTAACCTTGGCTTTGATGATCGTGGTTAATACCCCGGGTTCTTGGTCTGCTGTTTATGCGCCACTCTTGCATGCGGATTGGCACGGATGGACGTTTACCGATCTAGTGTTTCCATTTTTTCTATTTATTGTGGGTGCGGCTCTTTTTTTTAGCCGGCAGGCTTCCGCACAGCCAACGCGTTTCGAGCAGTGTAAAAAAATCACCCGCAGGGCGTTTATGTTGGTGGCCCTAGGTGTATTCCTAGAGTACTACCCGTTTTTAACGAATTTAGAAAGCTTGCGATTGCCCGGCGTTTTGCAGCGCATCGGTCTTGCATACGCGTTAGCGGCTTATATACAGGTGTTCATTCGACCGCATTGGAACCTTGTGTTAATCGCGGCGATATTGGTGCTTTACTCGGCGTTACTTTTGTGTGCGAGCGACCCTTACGGGTTAGAGGGCAATATTCTTCGCGCTTTTGATCTCGCGGTTTTGGGGGAGTCGCATCTGTGGGCGGGCAAAGGCTTGGCGTTTGACCCGGAAAATTTATTGGGCACTGTCGCCGCAACAGCCACGGTGCTAATCGGCTTTGAAGCCGCGCGCTGGTTGCGATCGGGGCAGTCGTTTTGGCGGCTGGTGTTGGGGCTTGTTGTGGTTGGTATCTGTTCTGTTGTTGTGGCGTATGGCTTACCCGAGCCCATTAATAAATCCCTCTGGACATCAGCATACGTGCTGTTAACCGGTGGTTTGGCGTTGCTATTTTTAGCCGGTTTATTGGTGCTTGAGCGGGGTAGGCTAGGCGCTTGGGTAATGCAGCCGTTTTCCATACTGGGGCAAAACCCCTTGTTTATCTACGCCTTGTCTTGGCTTTGGGTGCGAAGCTACAGTTTGGTAGCTACAGAAGACGGCACCTTATATGATTCGCTGTTTCTGTGCTTGGCCCTAGCCATGCCGGCTAAACTAGCCTCGCTCGTGTTTGCCCTCTTGCATCTCGGCCTGTTGTGGCTGTTGGCTTGGTGGCTGCACAGCCGGAAAATCTACATAAAGCTCTAG
- a CDS encoding sugar MFS transporter, producing MSSSAVVSQKQESTFVPMLIIGILFFIFGFVTWLNGSLIPFLKIVCELNEFQALFVTFAFYIAYTFMALPSAMILKKTGYKSGMVIGLVVMAVGALLFIPAAQTSHYALFLAALFILGTGLTLLQTASNPYIVCIGPRESAAMRISVMGLVNKAAGIVVPILFTAWILTGMDQFDDAVLASLTESERATRLAELSSRLVPPYIYMAIALLGLAAFVKLSPLAELTLEEEAEQVEDKLGILAFPQVILGALALFMYVGVEVIAGDTIGLYGRSLGVAHFGSLTSYTMSFMVLGYILGVVAIPKYLSQERALLMSALLGLVFTAGVMFASPSSDLISGVLFGWAGIPTVPNTVMFLALLGFANALVWPAIWPLALEGLGKYTGTGSALLIMGIAGGALLPLAYGHFSSVSENPQMAYWVMIPCYIFILFYALKGHKLRQW from the coding sequence ATGAGCTCCTCAGCTGTGGTTTCTCAGAAGCAAGAAAGTACCTTTGTGCCCATGCTCATCATTGGCATACTTTTCTTTATCTTTGGGTTTGTGACGTGGCTTAACGGTTCGTTGATTCCCTTTTTAAAAATTGTTTGCGAGCTCAACGAGTTTCAAGCGCTGTTTGTAACCTTTGCTTTTTACATAGCCTATACTTTTATGGCGCTACCCAGTGCCATGATCCTGAAAAAAACAGGTTACAAAAGTGGTATGGTCATTGGCCTGGTCGTGATGGCTGTTGGGGCTTTGTTGTTTATTCCGGCGGCCCAAACGAGTCATTACGCGCTCTTTTTAGCCGCGCTGTTTATCTTAGGCACTGGCCTAACATTACTGCAAACGGCGTCCAACCCTTATATCGTTTGTATCGGCCCGCGTGAGAGTGCGGCGATGCGCATCAGCGTGATGGGGTTGGTCAACAAGGCTGCCGGTATCGTAGTGCCGATACTGTTTACCGCGTGGATTCTAACTGGTATGGATCAGTTTGATGACGCTGTATTGGCATCCTTGACTGAGTCTGAGCGCGCAACCCGCCTCGCAGAGCTGTCGTCCCGTTTAGTGCCGCCCTATATTTATATGGCTATTGCGCTGTTGGGCTTAGCGGCGTTTGTGAAGCTTTCACCCCTGGCGGAATTAACTTTAGAGGAAGAAGCTGAGCAGGTAGAAGATAAGCTTGGCATTTTAGCGTTTCCACAAGTTATTTTGGGCGCATTGGCATTATTCATGTACGTGGGTGTGGAAGTGATTGCCGGCGATACTATAGGCCTTTACGGCCGCAGTTTAGGTGTGGCGCACTTTGGTTCGCTAACCTCTTATACCATGTCGTTTATGGTGCTTGGCTATATATTGGGGGTTGTTGCTATTCCTAAATATTTGAGTCAAGAGCGCGCCTTGTTGATGTCGGCTTTGCTGGGTCTTGTGTTTACCGCCGGTGTTATGTTTGCCTCCCCGTCGTCGGATTTAATTAGCGGCGTATTATTTGGCTGGGCAGGTATTCCCACAGTACCCAATACGGTGATGTTTTTAGCTTTGCTGGGGTTCGCCAACGCGTTGGTGTGGCCTGCCATTTGGCCACTGGCACTCGAAGGGCTTGGTAAATACACCGGTACTGGTTCTGCACTCCTAATCATGGGAATAGCTGGTGGCGCTTTATTGCCCTTGGCCTACGGTCACTTCTCTTCCGTGTCTGAAAATCCGCAGATGGCCTATTGGGTGATGATTCCCTGTTATATTTTTATTCTTTTTTATGCATTGAAAGGCCACAAACTACGTCAGTGGTAA
- a CDS encoding beta-N-acetylhexosaminidase: MKLAYVLLLVVFVSGCGKSESFAPPVNVAVNGDFVQSEEPQPPRIIPLPASVKRLEGQFSVNAQTVIVATEDALPIAQYIQSQFGPATGYRFPIVSNQTADNAIALILDDKTYAKEAYQLTVTEQGVQIKASTAVGLFWGVQSLRQLFGSDIELNAPVNKHAWPLPAVDIQDQPAFSYRGMHLDVSRTFFPVSFIKQYIDLLAMHKLNYFHWHLTDDQGWRIEIKKYPRLTEVGAWRDETVVGHTYDRDGLYDGQKLGGFYSQAEIRDIVAYAQQRQVTIIPEVDVPGHASAILKAYPEYGCVSKEFSVQKNFGVFPEVLCPTEKTFSFLDDVFSEVVALFPSPYIHVGGDEVKTEQWQSCADCSAIMAEKGLKDYLALQGYFISRVEASINKMGRKIIGWDEILEGNVAPSATITSWRGIEGAIHAAKEGHDAIMAPGSHLYFDHYQSRSIDEPLAIHGLTPIRETYSFEVIPEQLQNTDAAKRILGAQGHLWTEYVRSPAKAEYMVLPRMSALAEVVWTDVSKRSWEDFSKRLPALMERFSTKGLNVAKSTYVVNAQVSHSAAGFRVHLSNDMPEVNIFYTLDGSLPNAQSQLYIEPLLLPKGAIVRARAQSKLTGEMYLERRLTLQSHKAVGAKVTLKVDADRAWNTQPEVSLVDGVLARDQIFQLDDWATFPGESFEAIVEFPETIQATLFNLGFNAGRFRHFYGPTALALWSSEDGENWSALASATAAEIDEQSVSASLKFEPTRMRYLKVKAENQAQRFSTEDSKMVPVTLYIDEIIVQ; this comes from the coding sequence GTGAAGTTAGCCTACGTATTACTACTTGTTGTTTTTGTCTCTGGCTGTGGCAAATCTGAATCTTTTGCGCCGCCAGTTAATGTGGCTGTGAATGGCGATTTTGTTCAGAGCGAGGAGCCACAACCCCCTCGTATTATTCCATTGCCCGCGTCGGTAAAACGGCTTGAAGGGCAGTTTTCGGTCAATGCGCAAACGGTAATTGTAGCAACGGAAGATGCGTTACCGATTGCACAATATATTCAATCGCAGTTTGGGCCTGCTACGGGCTATCGTTTTCCTATTGTTTCTAATCAAACGGCTGATAATGCTATTGCCTTGATACTGGACGATAAAACCTATGCAAAAGAGGCTTATCAGCTAACTGTAACCGAGCAAGGTGTACAAATTAAGGCGTCAACGGCCGTTGGTTTGTTTTGGGGCGTACAGTCATTGCGGCAGTTATTTGGCAGTGATATTGAGCTGAATGCGCCGGTAAATAAACACGCCTGGCCACTTCCTGCGGTCGATATTCAAGATCAGCCCGCCTTTTCATATCGTGGCATGCATCTCGATGTGAGCCGCACATTTTTCCCGGTGTCTTTTATCAAGCAATACATCGATTTGTTGGCGATGCATAAGCTCAATTACTTCCATTGGCATTTGACCGATGATCAGGGTTGGCGTATTGAGATTAAAAAATACCCCCGCCTCACAGAAGTTGGCGCTTGGCGAGATGAAACCGTGGTGGGACATACCTACGATCGGGATGGGTTATATGACGGCCAGAAACTCGGTGGCTTTTACTCTCAAGCCGAGATTAGAGATATCGTAGCCTACGCGCAGCAGCGTCAGGTGACTATCATTCCTGAGGTTGATGTGCCGGGTCATGCGTCGGCGATTCTCAAAGCATACCCTGAGTACGGGTGCGTCAGTAAGGAATTTAGCGTTCAGAAGAATTTTGGTGTTTTTCCTGAAGTACTTTGTCCTACTGAAAAAACATTTTCCTTTTTAGACGATGTTTTCAGCGAAGTTGTAGCGCTTTTCCCGTCGCCCTATATTCATGTAGGCGGAGATGAAGTCAAAACCGAGCAGTGGCAGAGCTGTGCAGATTGCAGCGCCATCATGGCGGAAAAAGGTCTCAAAGATTATCTAGCCTTGCAGGGTTATTTCATAAGCCGCGTTGAGGCCTCGATCAACAAAATGGGTCGTAAAATTATCGGCTGGGATGAGATTCTCGAAGGCAATGTTGCACCTAGCGCAACTATCACCTCCTGGCGTGGTATCGAAGGTGCAATACACGCGGCCAAAGAGGGGCATGATGCCATTATGGCGCCTGGCTCGCATTTGTATTTTGATCACTATCAGTCGCGCTCAATTGACGAGCCTTTGGCGATTCATGGATTAACCCCGATTCGGGAAACCTATAGTTTTGAGGTTATCCCTGAACAATTGCAAAACACTGATGCGGCGAAAAGAATATTGGGCGCACAGGGCCATCTTTGGACTGAGTATGTGCGCTCGCCAGCGAAAGCGGAATACATGGTACTGCCGCGTATGAGTGCACTGGCAGAAGTTGTTTGGACTGATGTTTCTAAGCGCAGCTGGGAAGACTTTTCTAAACGTTTGCCTGCGTTAATGGAGCGTTTCTCTACCAAAGGTTTGAATGTTGCCAAAAGTACTTATGTCGTGAATGCACAGGTAAGTCATTCGGCAGCGGGCTTTAGGGTGCATTTGTCGAATGATATGCCTGAGGTTAATATTTTTTATACGTTAGACGGCTCTTTACCTAACGCCCAGTCTCAGCTCTATATTGAACCGCTATTGCTACCTAAGGGTGCAATCGTTCGTGCCAGAGCACAGAGCAAACTAACCGGTGAGATGTATCTAGAGCGTCGATTGACTCTGCAATCACATAAGGCGGTTGGCGCAAAGGTGACCCTTAAGGTTGATGCCGATAGAGCTTGGAACACGCAGCCTGAAGTTTCGCTAGTGGATGGTGTTTTAGCACGCGATCAAATTTTTCAGTTGGATGACTGGGCCACTTTTCCAGGTGAATCTTTCGAAGCCATCGTAGAATTTCCTGAAACCATTCAAGCAACACTGTTTAATCTCGGGTTTAATGCTGGCAGGTTTCGTCATTTTTATGGGCCGACTGCCTTAGCGTTATGGTCGTCTGAGGATGGTGAGAACTGGTCGGCGCTGGCAAGTGCCACAGCTGCAGAAATTGATGAGCAGTCGGTTTCAGCAAGCTTAAAATTTGAGCCGACGCGCATGCGCTATTTAAAGGTGAAAGCAGAAAATCAAGCGCAGCGATTTTCTACAGAAGACAGTAAAATGGTTCCTGTAACCTTGTATATCGATGAAATTATTGTTCAATAG
- the nagK gene encoding N-acetylglucosamine kinase — MYLGIDGGGSKTKAILVDEKNQLLGEGIAGAANPLHGVEQTITSITLAAELALESAGIARSQLSRLVVGAGLAGVNLPDLFKIMTEWDHPFAQFFLTTDLHIACLGAHSGADGAVIITGTGSCGYSTVKGKSLIVGAHGFPFGDKGSGAWFGLEALKYALLASDGLADDSPLKAKVENSLKAKGIDLVGKMVGATSKEYAQLAPLVMDLAEQGDPVCVAMVQDGADYISAVATKLLTQGAKRLSMIGGVSERLQRWMSPDVVSRLTQAQMQPEFGAVLFAKRELLSLDKTA; from the coding sequence ATGTACCTTGGCATTGACGGTGGTGGCAGTAAAACCAAAGCCATTCTTGTAGATGAGAAAAATCAGCTGCTGGGTGAAGGTATTGCTGGCGCAGCAAACCCGCTGCACGGTGTAGAGCAAACCATTACTTCAATTACCCTCGCCGCTGAGCTTGCGTTGGAGTCTGCGGGCATAGCGCGCAGTCAGCTCTCTCGCTTGGTCGTTGGAGCGGGGCTCGCTGGGGTGAATTTACCGGATCTGTTCAAGATCATGACTGAATGGGATCACCCTTTCGCCCAGTTTTTCCTCACCACTGATTTGCATATTGCTTGCTTGGGCGCTCATTCTGGCGCGGATGGTGCGGTCATTATTACCGGTACTGGTAGCTGTGGTTACTCAACAGTTAAAGGTAAGTCACTCATTGTCGGTGCACATGGCTTTCCCTTTGGCGACAAGGGCAGTGGTGCCTGGTTTGGATTGGAGGCGTTAAAGTATGCGTTACTCGCCTCGGACGGGCTGGCCGATGACTCGCCATTGAAAGCTAAGGTTGAAAACAGCCTTAAGGCAAAAGGCATTGATCTTGTGGGAAAAATGGTGGGAGCAACGTCGAAGGAATATGCCCAACTGGCACCCCTAGTGATGGATCTTGCCGAACAGGGAGATCCTGTGTGTGTAGCCATGGTACAAGATGGCGCTGATTATATTTCGGCCGTAGCGACAAAGCTTTTAACGCAAGGTGCAAAACGGCTTTCCATGATTGGAGGTGTTTCAGAGCGATTACAGCGCTGGATGTCACCGGATGTGGTTTCCCGTTTAACACAGGCGCAAATGCAGCCTGAATTCGGTGCCGTTTTATTTGCCAAGCGAGAACTGTTGAGTCTAGACAAAACCGCCTAA